A stretch of Lactuca sativa cultivar Salinas chromosome 6, Lsat_Salinas_v11, whole genome shotgun sequence DNA encodes these proteins:
- the LOC111913048 gene encoding rhomboid-like protein 11, chloroplastic, whose amino-acid sequence MAELIVIRNQLFAKPLSFSPSCKLMPMILNRQPFKFSYNPQSLSPSFGRFNRPLLIHPIPRSRLLCKMQDSDMISQLEIGKYSDKRKPEKRVNGIFWILLLNIGIYVADHIFQVREIKALYLYHNFPVWYQFVTSTFCHADWNHLSSNLFFLYIFGKLVEEEEGSFGVWLSYILTGAGANLVSWLILPRNAVSVGASGAVFGLFAISVLVKLSFDWRKILEVLILGQFVIERVMEAAQASTSFASSNSAMQNVNHIAHLSGALVGATLVWLLSRVPSQSVDHDNKK is encoded by the exons ATGGCGGAGTTAATAGTTATACGTAACCAGCTTTTCGCCAAACCCTTATCTTTTTCACCATCATGTAAACTAATGCCTATGATACTTAATCGCCAACCCTTCAAATTCAGTTATAATCCTCAATCTCTTTCTCCAAGTTTCGGCAGATTCAACCGCCCTCTTCTCATTCATCCGATTCCTCGATCTCGTCTGTTGTGCAAGATGCAAGACTCCG ATATGATATCGCAGCTGGAGATTGGAAAATATAGCGACAAGAGGAAGCCAGAGAAGAGAGTGAATGGGATATTCTGGATTTTACTACTTAATATTGGAATCTATGTAGCAGATCACATATTTCAG GTTCGTGAGATTAAAGCTTTGTATTTATACCACAATTTTCCTGTTTGGTACCAGTTTGTGACTTCAACTTTCTGTCATGCTGATTG GAATCATCTCTCTAGCAACCTTTTCTTCCTATATATATTTG GAAAgcttgttgaagaagaagaaggaagtttTGGAGTGTGGCTTTCTTATATCTTAACGGGTGCTGGAGCAAATCTTGTTTCTTGGCTTATACTTCCAAGAAATGCGGTTTCTGTTGGTGCCTCTGGTGCAGTGTTTGGTCTTTTTGCAATTAGTGTTCTTGTTAAG CTCTCGTTTGACTGGAGGAAGATTCTTGAAGTACTTATACTCGGTCAATTTGTTATTGAGAGG GTGATGGAAGCAGCTCAAGCTTCAACAAGTTTTGCAAGCAGTAATAGTGCTATGCAGAATGTAAATCATATTGCTCATCTTTCTGGTGCTCTTGTGGGTGCGACTTTGGTGTGGCTTCTCAGCAGAGTTCCTTCTCAATCTGTGGACCATGATAATAAAAAATGA
- the LOC111913045 gene encoding potassium channel KAT3: MKEKSPENRSPVPLLYRRHSSGDIMNNLASVSSSLLPAFGTVVGGDSPPLRDYVIAPYDRRYRWWQAFLVVLVIYSAWSSPFELAFKKVATGSLLYVDLVVDFFFVVDIFLTFFVAYLDKSTYLLVDDHQKIATRYVTHMMFPMDVASTLPFQAIYRLFTGKLHRGEVFGFLNLLRLWRLRRVSELFSRLEKDTRFSYFGTRTLKLICVTLFAVHSAACFYYWIATHHKQSDDTWIGSIIHNFEDRSIWLGYTYSMYWSIVTLTTVGYGDLHAVNTGEKVFNIFYMLFNIGLTSYLIGNMTNLIVHSAVRTFAMRDAINEILRYASKNRLPEGLKEQMLAHMQLKFKTAELQQEEVLDDLPKAIRSSISQHLFRKTVEKTYLFKGISDDLSRQLVTDLKAEYFPPKVEVILQNEIPTDFYIVVSGAMEVLTHKNGMEQFLIKLGPMDMFGEIGVLFNIPQPFTIRSKKLSQVVRISHHRFKKLVEPLDDDGKTIMSNFTQYLKDLKKEMQDEMPFLSELLLDLNIEQTKSVNQSENREASNYGRDDGEGTPTSVLSNTFPLRVVIHGHHPHEKTIDGKRTGKLVHLPDSIEDLLKLAEKKFGKRGTTVLMADASQVEDLNALRENDHLFIS; encoded by the exons ATGAAAGAGAAGTCACCGGAAAACCGATCTCCGGTGCCATTACTGTACCGGAGACATTCGAGTGGAGATATTATGAACAATCTGGCATCAGTCTCAAGCAGTCTGTTGCCAGCTTTTGGAACTGTTGTTGGCGGCGATTCACCTCCCCTTAGAGACTATGTCATTGCACCTTATGATCGACGCTACAG ATGGTGGCAAGCATTTCTGGTGGTACTTGTTATATATTCCGCATGGTCATCCCCGTTTGAGCTGGCTTTCAAGAAGGTGGCCACAGGTTCTCTCCTATACGTCGATTTAGTAGTCGACTTCTTTTTTGTCGTTGACATCTTCTTAACTTTCTTCGTGGCCTATTTGGATAAGTCAACATATCTACTTGTCGATGATCATCAAAAGATAGCCACAAG GTATGTCACTCATATGATGTTCCCAATGGATGTGGCATCAACACTCCCATTTCAAGCAATATACAGACTCTTCACTGGAAAACTACACCGTGGGGAAGTCTTTGGCTTTCTTAATCTTCTTAGGCTTTGGCGGCTAAGGCGTGTTAGCGAGCTCTTCTCAAG ACTAGAGAAGGATACACGCTTCAGCTACTTCGGGACAAGAACTCTCAAGCTAATTTGT GTTACACTTTTTGCAGTGCACTCAGCTGCGTGCTTTTACTactggatagcgactcatcataaACAATCGGATGATACATGGATCGGATCTATTATTCACAACTTTGAGGACAGAAGCATTTGGTTAGGATACACGTATTCAATGTATTGGTCAATTGTGACCCTTACAACTGTTGGCTATGGTGACTTGCATGCAGTAAATACAGGAGAGAAAGTATTCAATATCTTCTATATGTTATTCAACATCGGGCTCACCTCTTATCTAATTGGAAACATGACCAATTTAATCGTCCATAGTGCTGTTCGAACTTTTGCCATG AGGGATGCAATCAATGAGATTTTAAGATATGCGAGCAAGAACAGGCTTCCGGAAGGATTGAAAGAGCAAATGTTGGCACATATGCAACTTAAGTTTAAAACAGCTGAGCTACAACAAGAAGAAGTTCTAGATGATTTGCCAAAGGCGATTAGATCTAGTATTTCTCAACATTTGTTTCGTAAAACTGTTGAAAAGACTTATCTTTTTAAAGGCATTTCAGACGACCTTAGCAGACAATTG GTTACAGATTTAAAAGCAGAATACTTTCCACCTAAGGTTGAAGTTATATTACAAAATGAGATACCAACGGATTTCTATATTGTAGTATCTGGAGCAATG GAGGTGCTGACACACAAAAACGGAATGGAACAG TTTTTGATAAAATTAGGCCCAATGGACATGTTTGGTGAAATTGGTGTACTCTTCAACATTCCACAACCTTTCACTATAAGAAGTAAGAAACTTTCTCAAGTAGTCCGAATTAGTCACCATCGCTTCAAAAAACTAGTGGAGCCACTTGATGATGACGGAAAGACAATAATGTCCAACTTCACACAG TATCTCAAGGACTTAAAGAAGGAAATGCAAGACGAGATGCCATTTTTGTCAGAGCTTTTATTGGACTTGAATATTGAG CAAACCAAATCAGTTAATCAATCAGAAAATCGTGAAGCATCGAATTATGGTCGAGATGATGGAGAAG gaACACCCACTTCTGTTCTCTCAAACACATTTCCCTTAAGGGTGGTAATCCATGGACATCATCCACATGAGAAAACAATAGATGGGAAAAGGACAGGAAAGCTTGTCCACTTACCAGACTCAATAGAAGACCTTTTGAAATTAGCAG AGAAGAAGTTTGGGAAAAGAGGAACTACAGTTCTCATGGCTGATGCATCTCAAGTGGAAGATCTTAATGCTTTAAGAGAGAATGACCACCTGTTTATATCTTGA
- the LOC111913028 gene encoding uncharacterized protein LOC111913028: MGISYTSRRMMNGSTLIGTLVVLMLLIHPGRAGVYGCWGGCLNQCVLIADKKPEEKSPCYWNCLANCFPESGQISTHSSSASEIAGSPLPNTPPISLNNKPTFPHFGLGKKYYCIIGCSLHSCLIHGHAGVDLKLCLIRCTHKCK; this comes from the exons ATGGGGATAAGTTATACTTCGAGAAGGATGATGAATGGTAGTACTTTAATCGGTACTTTGGTTGTTCTAATGTTGTTAATACATCCGGGGAGGGCTGGGGTGTACGGGTGCTGGGGTGGGTGTCTCAATCAGTGTGTACTTATCGCTGACAAAAAGCCTGAAGAAAAATCACCATGTTATTGGAATTGTTTAGCCAACTGCTTTCCTGAATCGGGTCAAATTTCAACCCATTCATCATCGGCTAGTGAAATTGCTGGATCTCCATTACCAAATACCCCTCCCATATCTCTCAATAACAAACCCACATTTCCTCATTTTGGCTTGGGTAAAAAGTATTATTGCATCATCGGTTGTTCTTTGCATAGTTGCCTTATTCATGGTCAtg CTGGAGTCGATTTGAAGCTCTGTCTCATAAGGTGTACACACAAATGCAAATAG